The genomic DNA ACCCAATCTTTGAGCAACTCTCTAAACCTCGGACGGTTTCGCTTGTGTAGGTGGAGATGAAGCTGAAACTGAACCCGGTGGTGGCACAGGTGGCCCAAAGTATTGAGCAGCTCTTTCAATTCGACCCTGAGCTCTACCAATAAGGCAAAATGCAAGGGCTAGGATCAAGACCAGCAAGAGCAATGGAAATGATATCACTAAAACAAAACCCATCTAGTTTTTAATGGTGAGGGCTAATATAATTATAATCTACTTTGAAATTGAATTAAGTTGCGAAGTTTAGAGACCAGTGGAAGATGATAAAAATTGTGGTTGCAGGCTATGTTTTAGTTTTAAGGTTCGTAATCATCCAAGTGTCTCCACAATAATTGAGTACGATGTCATGGTCCCTTAATTTAGTCAATTTTATCTTCTAGgtaaacttgaaaaaaaaaaaaaaaaaacccaaattccAAATTTCAGCCACAAAGTTTGCTATTATAGATAATTTCCAACTTTTGTTCTAAGcacctttgtttttcttttcctgAATCCTGTAATTACAACATATCCAGTAAACTTTTTTATCCTAGgtatatatatcacatacatgGAAATTAGTTATGCAGCGATGACTGTTAATACAACACAGAGAGAGAGAACGGGGGAGAAAGAAATGGGGGTTGGTTTTGGGTTTTGACAGTACTGTGAGAAGTGAGCTACTGCATCATGAGCTGCCATTCAAAATCGAACAGCTCAACAAGCATAAATTGGGAGAGAGTGGAACGGAAGCTATGAGTTGTAAGAAGCCAACATTGGAGTTGTTGGAACCTTGCGTGATCCTGTTCCGTCATGGGTGCTGACCTGTTTGGTGGACAATCGGCGCTTGTAGCGTTTAAGTACAGATGCCAAGTTCTCTTTTCCCTTTGGAAAAGCCACATCACCAGCGGCAGTACCTGTTCGACCCTTCCGGCAAGATATAGCAATCTCCACATCCTTAATTATATCCAGGAGTGTAGATGCAGTCGTAATCTTACCCCTGCCAGGTTTTGAAGCTGGAGGCAAAAATCCATTTGAGACCAGAGGACTTGACCTCTGCTGATATTCCACGGGGATCTGAAGGCAGAAGCATGGGGGCCCCAGGGATCGATGCTTCGAAAAGGCAAGATCTATCACACCCTGTTAATGAGAAATTGCcacatttaataaattattttatattcatTAAATATTAACTAATAGGAAAAGGCCCTCCCACTAGTGCTTCAAGCTCCAATAGAGGGGCAAGGGAGGGGAGCCCGGTAAAAATGAAGTTAATGGTGCAATAGGGGCATTTTTATGCCGAAATTGCACTTCACCTTTAAAAAGAAACAGTTGTGAAATAATAGCCTGAGAATAACACTCACTCCTTAATGCTCAACTGCTAGAGGTACAATGGTCACAATCAACAATAGTGTAGAAGGATGCATGCATTAACTATAGGAAAGGAAGAGACTACAGAAAATATACCTGGAGACGATTAAGCACATAAGTGTATTTTCCCCACAGCTCTGGTCGGCTTTCCATCAGCGAAAGATCAAGAATTCGGTGAATGCACCACACTCCGAAGCTTATTATCAGATCGGCTTTCCAAATACAGCCTTCTCCACAATTAGGAACTGATGAAATTGAAAAGCTGGCAAAACTTGCTCTGTCACTCTTTGGTGAAGAACCGTACCTCTTTTCAGAAGACAGGTATTGAGGTTCTCCCATGTGAACAACCTGGTTCATCTCCCTGGCTTCAGCATCATAAAGAAACTTCTCCCTGCCAGCTACACGATCGATTAAATCTTCATCAGCTCCACCATTTTGTCGAAACAACCAGTCAGACCCATCTAATTTCAAGAGCTTTACTATACAATGTCGGAAAGATTGAAGAAGCTTGGACTCTAAATCCACACTAGAAGCAGTATCCCGAGTTAATGAGTTCAACCCACTTCCAAGTGCTTCACTGCCAGCAGTTTGTTGTTTCTCAGCTACACCAAACTGCTCAAAAGGCTGTCTGGACCAAAGGGATCCTGTATCTGGACTTGAGCTCAACTGTAGGGACAGAGGATCTCTGTAACCCTTTAATTGAGAAGTCTCATTGAAGGCCAATGGAACTCCAGCCCTTGGTCCAGTATTTGGATACATGGATGTTTCAAATTCTGTACGACCAATTGCTGACCCATATCCAATGGAACTGTCCCACTGAGCACTCTTCTCAGACATGTACATATTCCGAAGAGGAACAGAGAGCCCAGATATGTCTGGTAAACTATGATACTTCTTTGAATTGACTGATAAGCCAGAATTACCATTAGTTCCAGAGTTGATGTCATAATAAGACCTTTCAGATTGTAATGAACTATTTCTAGAAACCGCAGCACTCTGAAACCCAGCAGCTTGAGCAGGAGTTATCCCATTTTGCAGTTTTTGCCCTAATGCAAAAGCTAGGGAGTCTCCGTAATTTGTAGGGGCCAGGCCAGGAGATTTTGATGCCGGTGATTCCATTTGACCATTCAAGCAATCAGAGCTTTTATCCTTAGCAATTCGATTGAGATATGATGCAAGATGATATCCATGCACTGTAGCTGGTTGATACTCCACTGCATCAGCAGATGGGGCAGCACGCAAACTAGAGTACCTCCTTTCACTAGAATTGATATTGTGACTTGAATTTTGAACATAAGCATCCAATAACTGCATGTGGTTCGACCACAAGGGCACAGATCCTCTTGAATACCCATACGGCGAATCAACACTATTTTGCACCTTCAGTTGCTTTGGAGATTCATACAGACTTGAATTAATAGCATCAGATCCTCTTGCTCTGACCAAAGGGAAATATCCACCATACTCCTTTCCACTTGTATCCACCTTTAATGGTTTTGAATCGACCCCTAATAATACATCTAATTTCTTTTTCTTAGCTTCTGGAGTTGGTTGCCCATGAAAATCATACAACTGTCCCCAAAATTCATCAAGAATGGCAGCTAATTGCCGCCTTGCAGCACGACCTAACCCTGCTAGCCTAGAGAGACTTCCAGTTCCATTCCCACCATCATCGCTTTTCCCGCTGAGGCTCCTAAATGAAGGAGGGCCATCTGCTGTCAAAGAGGAAACACTTCCGGAAGGCGGTTTGGATGGCTCTTCTGGTTCCCAACTATCTCCATCATCATCATCTTTTTCAACCGACAAATCTCCCTCTACATTCACTGTTTTCTCCACAGACTTCATTGATTCAATCCTCAGAGTCTTGGTGCTAGGTAAATCATCATCGACTACCTCATTAACTAAAGTGGGAGCTGACTCGATTATGGATGTTGATTCCTGGGTCTTACAAGCTGACGGGCTAGGATAAATACTATTAGAAGACGTCTCATTAACAGTAGTCAAATGTATTTCCCGGTCAGACTCCATAATCGTTTCAGGCAAATTCAAATCATAATTTGTAAAAGATAAATCTGAATGACTCCCAATAGATTTTTCTGGTGTTGATGATCTTTCCAGTACATGAACAGATTCCTCTCCGTGatatctagtttcacataaatcATTATCTACCCTCTCCATAGTTGCCTCGGAAAGAGTTCTGTTCAAATCCCAATTTAATGCATGAACTTCACTTGGAGAACTTGTTGATTTCAAAGGAGTAGCCACTAGCCAGAGCATCAGAGAAAACGATGCACAAGCAGTAACAAGAAGAGCAATAAAAGGAACTGACAAGCTAATTCCAGCATTCAATCTCAAATTATCAACCCAATCACTATTTCCAAACATCATTTCTACCACAAAAATTATCTTTAAGCCCAGCATCCCCATGAATGTTACCAGAGCTAGGAACTCCACAACTGGAGAAATCTTATAAACACCCATAATGGGTCTTGATGAGGCAATTCGAAACAAGGGGATCACCGAAGATGGAAGCAGAAGAGCCACCATAACCTGAGCAAAAATTAGCAACTGATATATTCCTTCAGCTCCAGAAGTCCACACGCAATAAAGGGCTGGGACCATTGCTATAATTCTGATGGTTGCACGATGAAGCCAACCTGGTAAATCAAGCCCGAGGAAATCATGCAAAACAACTTGCCCACCAAGATTCCAGGCTGATGCAGTGATTTGATTAGATAAGAACATAACAACCAAAAAGATCAAGGGCACTATGCCATTCCTAAAAACCTGTTTCAATCATGTTTAAAAGGAACTTATTAACATCCACAGTTGAATTGTAGAGCAATACTTAAGCATGATTCTCTCAATAACTGTTAGCTTATTAGAAAAGAGGGGGAAAAAACCTGTTCCATTAGTGACATTGCATCCTGAAATGTAACCAAGACAAGGCCTGCACTATAGAAAACATTTGCAGCTGAATTCATTAGCACATAATTTACCAGACAAATACCACTGAAGGCACACAAAATGGCAAAAAGATGGCTGTGACATGAGGCACTCTTGGAAATATTTGGTGGCCCCTGATGCTGCTGTGAACATGAAAGCAAAAGTTTGAGAAAACTGACAATGAATCAAATCAAAATGTGTAAGCTCCAAAAAAAGTGCAGAACCATAAAACAGAACCAATGAATTTGCAAGCACAAAATACCCTATACTTGAGAATGACACCATAAGTCTAACAACCCCGTCATGAAAAAGACTAGTAAAGTAGAAAATATCCAAATAGACCTTGTGGGCAACAATCCACCTTCACAGTTTGCAGCCATGCCTCAAATACAAGGTAAGCAACATGATCTAGAAAAAAGTGGATCGAAAGCAGGAAGAGAAAAAATCTCTTTGTGATACCAGTTACATTGAAATGCATGTATTAGAAAAACAATTCATACATTCTAACATATTTCATAAAACAAATTCAGATTAAATCAATAATGATAACAGCttgaataaaacaaaattaattgtCCAATTATCATATATATTAGTATGATGTTGTTTCTCCTTAATATAATGCAAATTCCTACTAAAAGGTTATATGACTCAGGTCTGATAACTACTGAGGTCAATAGCAGTATTTTTACAGCATACATATATTGAAGTTAGATATGAACTTATCACTAAAATCATCATCTCTATAAAAATTAATACTTAACAAACCTAAGTTCAGTTTAGCTgaagaataaaaaagaaaaagaaacaaagagaAATATACAAACGTAACTTAAAAACATGCACAAATCCCTTTGATTCAGAATGCAGGGacacaaaaattacaaggaaGTCATCCATGTGAAAAGATTCTAAAAAGGCTTCTAAAATCCCAAGTATAGTTAAAGAATATATCAAATTCTCAGTAAAAATAAGTTTCCAAAGAACATAGCATTGAAACCTAAAATAAGTGGTTCATATACAAAACTCATGTATGTCAGTGCATGTACATTGTCCAATAAGAGATACCTGAACAATAAAAGAATGCAAGTAAAAATTGTGAGGCATGATGCTAGCTCCAAGTAGACTCATCAGGGCAAATGCACTCTCCCCGCTCAACTTTGTGAGCATCCCAGTCGTGGAAAGAGAAATTTCTGGTTGACTGATGAGCACTCCGAAAACATAAGAAAGCAATATGAAACCTGCCGCATATATACATAGGAAACTTGCCCTACAATGATcctaaatattgaaattatatcAGATTGTTGGTGATGTTGCAAGAGAAATTGTACAACAAAAGAAGCAGTTCAGCTTACCAGGAGGGTGGCAAAAACTGGGAATAAAACAGCATCAAGAGCAGCTAAAAAAACTCCAGTGGACAGATCCACCCCCAAGAGAAGATTAATCCCATGCGCAACACCCAAAACCTGGTAAAATAAGGACATTTGTTGTGAGAATAAAGTAAACATCATTATGTAAAGTGCAAATCACAAATTTTAGCAGTCTTAGTTCCAACATAATTCGGGAAAAGCATCTGGGCAGTATAGGAGCTGGTCAGTAAGAAAATTACCATGGTAAGGTCCAAGACAACCATGGAAAGCTCTGCTTGAACTCCTAAGAATATACGAGTGGATTTGTCATACTCATCACTGCAAATCTATCATCACCAGAAAATGAAAAGATCAATTGCACATCATGAAAAAAGCAAAGAGACATCcacaaacacacacacacacatcgGATTGAGCACGTAATAATAGATTTATAAGCACACATCCATAGAAAAGGTTTCTAGCTAATATAGGTGGCAAATAATTAAAAACGTGCATTGGCAAGTATAACCACATAATTTAGTTACTTTGTGTACACTTTTATAATTAGGTAGGCGAAAATAATACACTTTCAATGAAATTACGACATATAAGAGAAATAATTCCTCATGTTTTATAGCAAAAGGAACCAATGTGAGTCTGCCTTCTAAATTTATTACTCTCCAATATTTTCTCGTTTAGAATTTGTCCCAGATTTTTTGCTTCAATCAGTGCTAAATCCTAATAGTTGGGAAAAGCTCTATTTGGTTCTGTCTCTCTCTCCTCTCTCTGCAGGCGGTATATTGCATAAAACAATCATACAGCAAAAGACcaggaaaaaaagaaaatttcttGCAATAAACGCAAGCATGAAAAGAATGAACTATACCTGAGCAAGATCTCTCCCAGTCACTATACCAATTCGAGCAGACAGGTATTGAAACAAAATAGCAGCACAGTTAAAAAGAAGCATGGGGGCTACCAGATCAAAACCAAACCGTGCACCTCCTTCAACAGTTGCAACCCACTTTCCAGGGTCAACATATCCAATTGATATCAGAAGAACAGGTAAAACAGCAGGAAGCATCCGATTTAGAACACCTGGATGGTGGTTACCATTCCCAGTCTCAGCTTCCATGTTCTAAAGTAGAAACTTAGGCAATATACAAGTCACAGTGCAGTACAGAATCTAAATAATTCTTCAGAATAGCGAAAGAACCTCCAATTCCAAAAAGTTAAGCAATTACATGGTTGCCCATGTTGATTGAATCTCCTGAGAGATGATGCTACCCATCAGAATTCGTTCAGCAGGGCATTAGCAAATTCTTTTACTAAATATGATTGTCCAAGATAAAGCAAATTATCCAGCCTGTTTCTCCAAGCTTGCTAACAGAGGAGTGTACATCTAACAATAACCCTGGCACAGCAGGACCAGCAGGTATCTAAAATTCACTATCCAAAATCAGTGTAACAGCAACTGCTAACAAGGCAAAATTACAGCCCCAACTGCAACCAGGAGATGCCAATCTAATTCTTGAATCCAATCCCTTAACATGCCACTCTTGAGATGAATGTAGCTTCATGGTCATCTCCCTGAAACAAGTTGTTGATTCCTCTAATTCGTGCAGGACTTTACCAATAACTTGAGCTAGCATAAAATGATAGACATTCTCAGCCACAGTCCATAAGAAGAACAACAAAAATATTGAAAGAAATTCCTCCCTTGCAGGCACCTGTGAAGTAAAAATCCGACCAAATCAGTCAAACAGGGTAAACTACCATACAGACGTTAGAAAATCAATACAGCACAAAGAAATTAAGTAATCAATCAACATTAAAAATGAAGGTCAACCAAAATGCAGTACAAGATCAAGACTAATCCATTTGCCACATCTTCAAAACAAAATATGTTCCAAATCCAGATATAAAATCCTCAGATAGTCATATAGTGAACGTCATAAATTTCACCAACTGGGATATTAAACTAATTTGTTCACATAAATAAGGGTAAGGCGAACTAATTCAGGCAGGCAAGCATTCATCATTAGGAATCCACTTTCCAAAGTAAGTTTCACCATCAATTCTAAACAGTAGTAGTAAAGATCAGCACACAAACCAAataaaagaagaggaaaaaaaatcTAATAACAGCTCCATCAAAAACCAAAAAGTTGCCCAACACgaaaaaatgcaaaaataaaatCTGAACTTAAAAACCCTTGGATCTTCCTGAAACATCACAAAGCAAGCAAAAGTTGAAAACCCCCCAGAAAAAAGAAACCCAAAATGAATTAAGCATCCACAAAGCTAGAAATGAATAAAATCAAGTTCCATGAATCTGATTCAGCTCAAGAACTAAAAATAAACAGAAATCCAGCTTGCACAATTCAAGGAAGATGAAACATAAAAAGTAACAAAACCcacaaaaaagaaaacaaaaagagccTAACGAAAACTAAATAAAACAAGATGTTTGATAAGGGCTTTTGGGTAAGTAAAAGGAAAATGCTTTGGTTTTACCTCAATGGTAAAGTTTATGAGAAGGGATTGTTTTCTGGAGCTTATCTTTCTCTCTGCAATCTTAAGTTTGAGTTCCAACAAAGTAGATCTTGAAGAAGAGGCTTTTCTTTATGATTCTTTTTTCTTCACAGACAGAGGGAAAGATTAAAAAAAAGGAGAGCTTAGttttgagagagagagagagagagaaagcttgatcttttaaatataatatatttgaaaGGTGTGTAGGCTCTTTCCAAGTTATGTtggagagagagagagggggggAAATATATAAAGATGGTAATGAAAAGGGAAAAGTCTTACCTTTGCTACTAATCAAAGCCAATAAAACGCAagcaaaataaaagccattcacaGGGGATGCTTGTCtgtgttgtgtatatatatgtatatatatattgtatttcTTTTATGTAGGTGTAATTATGCCTCAGTTTTTATACtctttgatttttttatataatatttatttggtttaaaattttaaaattcaattgatttttattaaatctaAATATATATTATCAGTTGAactttacttttcaaattaaccaaataaatttaaaaataaaagcatTAATTATATACATATTAGCCAGGCCAGGTATGTTTTTTTATTGATTTCTAAAAATATGAAAGcatgtattttttttctttctattttgaggcttaaacaaataatttttatgttttgtaaattttaattaaaacctaaaatatatataatataatgatTGATGAAAATGCAAATTTGACTTGTAAACTGTACAATAATTGAGTCCAACCAATGATTTTTTTGGCTGATCTGTTTTGGCACTAGCAGTCTTCCTTCGTAGTCATTttaagaataaatttaaaaatgaatgAGAAAATAGTTGTTCCAATGAATCTGAATATATAAAGTCATTTTCATGAATTGAAAATTGACgaagttttggatgcatttatcatttaatttcaacaataataggttttTCCTAATTTTAGAACTCAAAGAAGTAAGCATTTTTCAAATTATTTCTACTGAATTACAATAACAAACGTAATTAGCGTAATTTAAATTTAGGCTATATTTAAAATGATAAACGCCATTAATTATCAAATTATCATATAAAATTCTATTTCTACAGTTTTTTATTTGAAGTAAATAATTCATCTTCTTTCATAAAAATTTCCAAAAGACATTAACATTTTTAATTCTGAATTAGTACAATGAACTACTGAAAATATCAGTAAAAATCAAATTAAGAAAGATGTGAAAATATCAAACAGCCATAAATAAAAGGAACAAATTAAGTTTTTCTTAccaaatcaaaaaagaaaaatatgttcATGTTAGGAAGACAAAATTAGCTGTTGCATAATATCGTACAtagtattaaattaataaataaataaatgttcgTAATTATAATGAttgttattttcttatgtttccTTTAGGAAAATCGTAAAAATATTTTTCCATCAAAGTAAATTAATTTAGAgatgataaaatttatatttttgaaatatttCAAATCGTTTCACTTTGAATGGAGTAGATTTTTGGCGGGTAAGTATGAGGTAAAATGTAATAACttaatataaaaaaatctatttattttatctttaagtGTTTTTAGTAATTATGcttaaatatttacactttaaaaatattaaagataagtacaaaaattaaattaaaaaggaACAAGGTGGGTGGTGTATATATGAATGTATCCAATATCCATGTAATGACCGAATTTTACCGATACTGAAAAAGTGTAATTTAGGATATCTGTTTATGaaaaatagattcgtaaatatttattaaaaatatttacaagtaaaatgagtggttaattagagtttaattaagtgaatttaacttaattaagaGTGATTAGGAAAAAGATTAAgttgaataaagtgtaaaagtttaattacgaATTAAAGAAGATAAGGGCGACTAAATAGGGAATTAAGGCTATTCTAAAAATGAGATggcaaaacataaaaatctttgattttatgttgtttaaattataaatatattattaatgttattattttattatattacaaattaaatttattatattattatattttgaaataaattaagaaaagacaaatgtatgatgtatatgaatacggtgacatgtgtaatattaatatacatataattataaaatacatgtatatttgcttatcatataagtatattattaaattatatattagtattaagtaaaagatatttatataataaatagattaaagaaAGGCAAATGTAATGatataaatggatacaaatgttaCATAAATATTGGTTATTTAGTAGATTTagcaggggagaaaaagaaagaaaggggaaaaggaaaaattcaaggtttgaagctttaagctttaataggtaagtcaattaaaccctttttatttaattttgatgttttagaagttttagaacaaagttttgatgaaattaagttgatattttgaaagttgttagatttctagatattatccatgttaaataaaatgatgaattaagggctaaattgatagaaattcaagttagaaatgatataaagattgaattgtaaagtgattcataagttttatgctttaaggactaaattgaaagaatttcaaaattatggttttatgatgaaaaatagataattatgtcttattttgattaaaaattgagtagaagtaAAGTataaattaagatagaaaagcaagtgaatttagttaggattaaattgaaattaaaagtagaaaatcaacattttgcactaagactattttggacagcagcagtagtctaagtttgaaaaatcaccaaaaattgtataaatttaatTGGAGAATAAATAAAATacggaattaaagcttattgagtctagtttcttatagaagaaacggtataagcaattgagttgtaaattatgagatataatgaattttgtgagacaaggttagaatgaattcgggttcccctgttctgactttggaaaatcaccaaaaattggagaaaaataattagaggcttaaagttatatttttagaatccctaatgagtcaattttcatgagaaatcaatgctaatattatccgagttttttactatgagataattaatttttagtgaagaagggtcgaaactgtcaaacagcagaacaggggtaactttaaaggaataaactgtacttattggctaaaccaaaaattctgaaaattttatgatgagAAGATATATGAgactagttttaggaaaaaatagcggatcttaatttggagttttatagttccagatataaataatttagtgactatgacacagatggacagcttgaatatccataaaagtaaataataaaaattatagataatgttacttacaagtgtgttatatacattaaggatgtggaatggagaggaggaggaggaaaatatatatgaatattcagttagcatggctaatttgcatgttttaagctcatggactaaattgaataaaagtaaaattttagggggtaattttgtaaaaatgtcaaaaatgactaaattgaagggaatgaattgttttattatctaaattaatgaattgaatgaaattatcaatttaagattgggtgaaatttgggaaaatggtaaattaccaatatgcccctaaatcttggtatttctgcaatttagtcaggtaggttcgtatatcctaaatgagcatgtaaatatgacaGTTTAAGTATTATAtggtattttatatgatattttgaattgaatatatgaaaaggatgttacatgaaatatgaaaatgaatactaaataatataaattaattgaaattattctgaaaatctcggtaatgcctcgtttAGGTGGGGATTCAATAATCTCATCTCACTGTTTCTTTCGGTTCCCATGTTACTTCCTTAATACTATGACTTCACTTCTCAAGCTAGTATCTCGATCGGTTCTTTTTCTTTATACAATGAAtcaatttaaatttcaatatcCCTTGTCAAGCTAACATATAAGAGATTTGACCTATattttctgagcatcacaaattttcTGTAGCTTCGGAAGTGAAACCAATCAATTCATTACTATCTGAATTCTTTCTATAATTTCAGATACCCAAATAGAACGAGAACTCAGCTTCTCTTTTCCAATtagatctcaaaattttcttccaacatGCAACTTAAGAAATACCTCATCACTGGCAGAATACTCGATATACATAATTTCCATCTGTTAAA from Gossypium arboreum isolate Shixiya-1 chromosome 9, ASM2569848v2, whole genome shotgun sequence includes the following:
- the LOC108453040 gene encoding ethylene-insensitive protein 2-like: MEAETGNGNHHPGVLNRMLPAVLPVLLISIGYVDPGKWVATVEGGARFGFDLVAPMLLFNCAAILFQYLSARIGIVTGRDLAQICSDEYDKSTRIFLGVQAELSMVVLDLTMVLGVAHGINLLLGVDLSTGVFLAALDAVLFPVFATLLDHCRASFLCIYAAGFILLSYVFGVLISQPEISLSTTGMLTKLSGESAFALMSLLGASIMPHNFYLHSFIVQQHQGPPNISKSASCHSHLFAILCAFSGICLVNYVLMNSAANVFYSAGLVLVTFQDAMSLMEQVFRNGIVPLIFLVVMFLSNQITASAWNLGGQVVLHDFLGLDLPGWLHRATIRIIAMVPALYCVWTSGAEGIYQLLIFAQVMVALLLPSSVIPLFRIASSRPIMGVYKISPVVEFLALVTFMGMLGLKIIFVVEMMFGNSDWVDNLRLNAGISLSVPFIALLVTACASFSLMLWLVATPLKSTSSPSEVHALNWDLNRTLSEATMERVDNDLCETRYHGEESVHVLERSSTPEKSIGSHSDLSFTNYDLNLPETIMESDREIHLTTVNETSSNSIYPSPSACKTQESTSIIESAPTLVNEVVDDDLPSTKTLRIESMKSVEKTVNVEGDLSVEKDDDDGDSWEPEEPSKPPSGSVSSLTADGPPSFRSLSGKSDDGGNGTGSLSRLAGLGRAARRQLAAILDEFWGQLYDFHGQPTPEAKKKKLDVLLGVDSKPLKVDTSGKEYGGYFPLVRARGSDAINSSLYESPKQLKVQNSVDSPYGYSRGSVPLWSNHMQLLDAYVQNSSHNINSSERRYSSLRAAPSADAVEYQPATVHGYHLASYLNRIAKDKSSDCLNGQMESPASKSPGLAPTNYGDSLAFALGQKLQNGITPAQAAGFQSAAVSRNSSLQSERSYYDINSGTNGNSGLSVNSKKYHSLPDISGLSVPLRNMYMSEKSAQWDSSIGYGSAIGRTEFETSMYPNTGPRAGVPLAFNETSQLKGYRDPLSLQLSSSPDTGSLWSRQPFEQFGVAEKQQTAGSEALGSGLNSLTRDTASSVDLESKLLQSFRHCIVKLLKLDGSDWLFRQNGGADEDLIDRVAGREKFLYDAEAREMNQVVHMGEPQYLSSEKRYGSSPKSDRASFASFSISSVPNCGEGCIWKADLIISFGVWCIHRILDLSLMESRPELWGKYTYVLNRLQGVIDLAFSKHRSLGPPCFCLQIPVEYQQRSSPLVSNGFLPPASKPGRGKITTASTLLDIIKDVEIAISCRKGRTGTAAGDVAFPKGKENLASVLKRYKRRLSTKQVSTHDGTGSRKVPTTPMLASYNS